One region of Primulina tabacum isolate GXHZ01 chromosome 17, ASM2559414v2, whole genome shotgun sequence genomic DNA includes:
- the LOC142531563 gene encoding uncharacterized protein LOC142531563 — translation MEQRRKIVILLLVNHMLCRSFLMLCLLIREHTRMVSVTRRARRRQAASYSMIERVNAQLSNLHRIIEVGDIQCVNNLRMNRSAFGRLCYLLTNLGGLVDSRYVRVEEKVAMFLSILAHHKKNRVAGHDYIRSGQTVSAHFHDVFTALLKLHPLLLVKQSPVDEDCRNEAWTCFKGCLGALDGTHIGVHVPCRDKARHRNRNGPIAVNVLGVCDRDMNFIYALTGWEGSAADARVLRDALNRDDSLRVPRGSYYLCDNRYANVEGILTLYRRVRYHRDARGNRACGPQDYKELFNWRHSQARNVIERAFGLLKKRWAILRSPSFYPLKVQNHIILACILLHNFIQTQMDEDPIDNVEESIGSPINDTHNDFINSLESSIGWDAWRDELAMSMWNMNN, via the exons ATGGAGCAACGTAGAAAAATTGTTATCCTACTACTGGTCAACCATATGTTATGTCGATCTTTTTTGATGTTATGCCTCCTAATACGAGAGCATACACGAATGGTCTCAGTTACCCGTCGTGCCCGTCGAAGACAAGCTGCTTCGTACAGCATGATTGAAAGAGTAAATGCTCAATTGAGCAATTTGCATAGGATTATTGAAGTCGGAGATATACAATGTGTGAATAACTTAAGGATGAATCGAAGCGCGTTTGGACGACTATGTTATTTGTTAACAAACTTAGGAGGTTTAGTTGATTCAAGATACGTACGAGTCGAAGAGAAAGTGGCCATGTTCTTGTCTATATTGGCGCATCATAAAAAGAATCGGGTTGCTGGGCATGATTACATACGTAGTGGACAGACAGTTAGTGCTCATTTTCATGATGTTTTTACAGCGTTGCTAAAGTTACATCCACTACTCCTTGTCAAGCAGTCTCCTGTCGATGAAGATTGTAGAAACGAAGCATGGACGTGTTTTAAG GGTTGCCTTGGCGCATTGGATGGAACACATATCGGTGTACATGTCCCTTGCCGAGATAAAGCAAGACACAGAAATCGAAATGGTCCTATTGCGGTGAATGTGTTGGGGGTATGTGACCGCGATATGAATTTCATATACGCTCTCACGGGCTGGGAGGGATCCGCGGCAGATGCTCGAGTTTTAAGAGATGCGCTAAATAGGGATGATTCATTGAGAGTTCCACGAG GTTCTTATTATCTATGTGATAATAGATATGCAAATGTTGAGGGTATCTTGACGCTGTATCGCCGTGTTAGGTATCATCGCGATGCTCGGGGCAATCGTGCTTGCGGTCCACAAGATTACAAGGAGTTGTTCAACTGGAGACACTCTCAAGCTCGTAACGTGATAGAAAGAGCATTTGGTTTGTTGAAAAAAAGATGGGCAATCCTTCGAAGTCCTTCGTTTTACCCACTAAAAGTTCAGAACCATATAATTTTGGCTTGCATTCTATTACACAATTTCATACAAACTCAAATGGATGAAGATCCAATTGACAACGTTGAAGAATCTATTGGTAGCCCGATTAATGACACACATAATGATTTCATTAACAGTTTGGAGTCTTCAATTGGGTGGGATGCTTGGAGAGACGAGTTAGCAATGTCGATGTGGAACATGAACAATTAA
- the LOC142531187 gene encoding putative LRR receptor-like serine/threonine-protein kinase RKF3, protein MGRLICCVLVLILQLFITTMSAKRALQQNASASTACPMDFSVLRRLAQGDKLLSVDPLAECQYILQGLRLVQSEYLRRSNSFLPPINSAESCWDSYDSLVNDYMPNFNIRQRCGFQTTWIARGCMNITSRVAFESVVPQAALKDVVTACNQSLLNNSPCATCTTALSSLQASYLSGPTDGNVSDCTAYPFIYAAAFANQFAPTDQGTAKCLFNLDFTSSNSSGRTRVIVISVVAAVCGLVLILGFSGFWWLRRKKARGLRQKWKNMRNSSDVLFGLDSINASTNLIRFTFDEIKAATNNFSRQNIVGKGGYGNVYKGVLPDGAEVALKRFKNCSAAGDSNFTHEVEVIASVRHVNLVALRGYCTATTPMEGHQRIIVCDLMKNGSVHDHLFSLSDKKLSWPIRQKIALGTARGLAYLHYGAQPAIIHRDIKASNILLDEKFEPKVADFGLAKFTPEGMTHLSTRVAGTMGYVAPEYALYGQLTERSDVYSFGVVLLELISGKKALMAFNDGQPTLLSDWAWSLVRKGRAMSVAEENMPDLGPPEIIENYVLVAVLCSHPQLYARPTMDQVVKMLDMDVTVPSIPERPISLNANIDHIERSVSCSGSGQLSTPAGYQTYTLDEEHPEKERENNENSLDR, encoded by the coding sequence ATGGGTCGTTTGATTTGTTGTGTTTTGGTGTTGATTTTACAACTATTCATCACTACTATGTCTGCTAAACGGGCCCTCCAGCAAAACGCCAGTGCTTCGACTGCATGTCCCATGGATTTCAGTGTGCTGAGGCGCCTGGCGCAGGGCGATAAGCTGCTGAGCGTCGATCCCCTCGCGGAGTGCCAGTATATCCTGCAAGGCCTCCGACTCGTCCAGTCAGAGTATCTCCGTCGCAGCAATTCGTTCCTCCCGCCCATCAATTCGGCCGAGTCGTGCTGGGACTCGTACGATTCGCTGGTCAACGACTATATGCCCAATTTCAATATCCGCCAGCGCTGCGGCTTTCAAACGACGTGGATCGCTCGCGGATGCATGAACATCACCAGCCGCGTTGCGTTTGAGTCTGTGGTCCCGCAAGCCGCGCTGAAGGACGTAGTTACGGCGTGTAATCAATCGCTGCTCAACAACTCCCCTTGCGCTACGTGCACCACCGCACTTTCTAGTCTCCAGGCATCTTATCTCTCGGGACCTACGGATGGGAATGTCTCCGATTGCACGGCATATCCTTTTATCTACGCCGCAGCTTTTGCTAATCAGTTTGCGCCTACTGACCAAGGTACGGCAAAGTGTTTGTTTAATCTCGATTTTACATCTTCTAATTCGAGTGGTAGGACGAGAGTGATCGTGATTTCTGTTGTGGCGGCGGTTTGTGGACTCGTATTGATTCTTGGTTTTTCTGGGTTTTGGTGGTTGAGGAGGAAAAAGGCAAGAGGTTTGAGGCAAAAGTGGAAGAACATGAGAAATTCTAGTGATGTGCTTTTTGGATTAGATTCCATCAATGCGAGCACTAATTTGATTAGGTTTACATTTGATGAAATTAAGGCCGCAACTAACAATTTCTCTAGGCAAAATATAGTTGGGAAAGGTGGCTATGGAAATGTTTATAAAGGTGTATTACCAGATGGTGCTGAAGTGGCATTGAAGAGGTTCAAGAATTGCTCCGCTGCTGGAGATTCAAATTTTACGCACGAGGTAGAAGTCATCGCTAGTGTTAGGCATGTAAACTTGGTGGCTTTGAGAGGGTACTGTACTGCCACGACTCCAATGGAAGGGCACCAAAGAATAATTGTATGTGATTTGATGAAAAACGGGAGCGTTCATGATCATTTGTTTTCATTATCGGACAAGAAGTTGAGTTGGCCTATACGCCAGAAGATTGCGCTCGGTACAGCTAGGGGCTTGGCCTATTTGCATTATGGAGCACAGCCTGCTATTATTCACAGGGACATCAAAGCTAGTAACATACTCTTGGATGAGAAGTTTGAGCCCAAGGTTGCGGACTTTGGATTGGCGAAGTTTACTCCAGAGGGAATGACTCACTTGAGTACCAGAGTCGCAGGTACAATGGGATACGTGGCACCTGAGTATGCATTATATGGACAGTTGACGGAGAGGAGCGATGTTTATAGCTTTGGAGTTGTACTTCTTGAATTGATAAGCGGGAAAAAAGCACTCATGGCGTTCAATGATGGACAACCTACCCTTTTATCTGATTGGGCCTGGTCCTTGGTTAGAAAGGGGAGAGCAATGTCTGTTGCCGAAGAGAATATGCCCGATTTGGGCCCTCCAGAGATAATAGAGAATTATGTTTTGGTGGCTGTTCTTTGTTCACACCCACAGTTGTATGCCAGGCCGACAATGGACCAGGTCGTTAAGATGCTGGACATGGATGTTACGGTACCTTCAATACCCGAAAGACCAATATCTTTGAATGCAAATATTGATCACATCGAGAGATCGGTGAGCTGTAGTGGATCCGGTCAATTGTCCACCCCTGCTGGTTATCAGACTTATACACTTGACGAAGAGCATCCCGAGAAAGAGAGGGAGAATAATGAGAACTCCCTTGATAGGTGA